The Mycolicibacterium smegmatis genome has a window encoding:
- a CDS encoding ABC transporter substrate-binding protein produces the protein MRRLHKMIAGTLAVAVLAACSGQQQSASSGPSGQPQPGGTLTFSDVQFVTDALSTNYTTANLLFQVVDRLVYLDPKTGEVYGWLAEEFSRNDDATRYTFTIRDDVTFSDGTPLTAEVVKANFDQLGKGDPAKKIPPFSDFVGYDHSEVNGNTITVFLDQPNSNFYRVVANGRAGIRGEKTLALDFDGQAKIENVVGSGPFVYQSHVPDQEVVLTKRPDYAWPPVNSPNQGAAYLDKLVVRVIGEPGLRAGAVQSGQVDLARGIQPTDEPALAQGGFQVIPVAAPILTANIVGFRINNELVSDQRVRRALQLGIDRQAVVDTVLSPSYRAADSVLGHDDPLFTDESADLGYDPRRAAALLDEAGWKVGGDGIREKDGKKLNLTLAASNQSVVFRPAFEFIESGWRELGVALQNRAGDTTLFNAANADGSTPLLGTRTSYNNGLGMLFGRANGNLTFATNDELIALSAEELRATDPAHAKDIAARIQKKVIDDQLALILWDEVQVHAAAPNVHVEFTNYTEPLFQSAWKN, from the coding sequence ATGCGCCGTTTGCACAAAATGATTGCCGGCACCCTTGCGGTGGCGGTGCTGGCAGCCTGCTCCGGTCAGCAGCAGTCGGCCAGTTCCGGACCGAGTGGGCAGCCGCAGCCCGGCGGCACCCTCACCTTCTCCGACGTGCAGTTCGTCACCGACGCGCTGAGCACCAACTACACGACAGCCAATCTGCTGTTCCAGGTCGTCGACCGGCTGGTGTACCTCGACCCGAAGACCGGTGAGGTGTACGGCTGGCTGGCCGAAGAGTTCAGCCGCAACGACGACGCGACCCGGTACACCTTCACGATCCGCGACGATGTCACCTTCAGCGATGGAACCCCGTTGACCGCCGAGGTCGTCAAGGCGAACTTCGATCAACTCGGCAAGGGAGATCCGGCCAAGAAGATCCCGCCGTTCAGCGATTTCGTCGGGTACGACCACAGTGAGGTCAACGGCAACACCATCACCGTGTTCCTCGACCAACCCAACAGCAACTTCTACCGCGTCGTCGCCAACGGTCGCGCCGGGATCCGCGGGGAGAAGACCCTGGCGCTCGATTTCGACGGCCAGGCCAAGATCGAGAACGTCGTCGGCTCTGGACCTTTCGTCTACCAGTCGCACGTCCCCGACCAGGAGGTCGTGCTCACCAAACGGCCGGATTACGCGTGGCCGCCGGTCAATTCACCCAACCAGGGCGCTGCGTACCTCGACAAGCTCGTGGTGCGGGTGATCGGCGAACCCGGCCTGCGGGCCGGTGCCGTGCAGTCGGGACAGGTCGATCTCGCCCGCGGCATCCAGCCCACCGACGAACCGGCCCTGGCCCAGGGTGGCTTCCAGGTGATTCCGGTGGCCGCGCCGATCCTCACCGCCAACATCGTCGGATTTCGCATCAACAACGAGCTGGTCAGCGATCAACGGGTCCGCCGCGCGCTGCAACTGGGCATCGACCGCCAGGCCGTCGTCGACACCGTGCTGTCCCCCAGTTATCGGGCTGCTGATTCCGTTCTGGGACACGACGATCCGCTGTTCACCGACGAGAGCGCAGATCTGGGATACGACCCCCGAAGGGCCGCGGCGCTGCTCGACGAGGCCGGTTGGAAGGTCGGCGGCGACGGTATCCGGGAGAAGGACGGCAAGAAGCTCAACCTCACGCTGGCCGCGTCGAACCAGAGCGTGGTGTTCCGTCCGGCGTTCGAGTTCATCGAGTCGGGCTGGCGCGAGCTCGGAGTGGCGCTGCAGAACCGCGCCGGTGACACCACGTTGTTCAACGCCGCCAACGCCGACGGATCCACGCCGCTGCTTGGCACCCGCACGAGTTACAACAACGGGCTGGGCATGCTGTTCGGTCGCGCGAACGGCAACCTGACCTTCGCCACCAACGACGAGCTGATCGCGTTGTCGGCCGAAGAACTGCGGGCCACCGATCCTGCGCACGCCAAAGACATCG